The genomic region TCCTCATGTCAACATATTTTATTGTCTAGGAGGAATTACGCTTACTTGTTTTTTAGTACAAGTAGCTACAGGGTTTGCTATGACTTTTTACTACCGTCCAACTGTTACTGAGGCTTTTGCTTCTGTTCAATACATAATGACTGAAGCTAACTTTGGTTGGTTAATTCGATCAGTTCATCGATGGTCGGCAAGTATGATGGTCCTAATGATGATCCTGCACGTATTTCGTGTGTATCTCACTGGTGGTTTTAAAAAACCTCGCGAATTAACTTGGGTTACAGGTGTGGTTCTGGCTGTATTGACCGCATCCTTTGGTGTAACTGGTTATTCGTTACCTTGGGACCAAATTGGTTATTGGGCAGTCAAAATTGTAACAGGTGTGCCGGAAGCTATTCCTGTAATAGGATCCCCTTTAGTAGAGTTATTACGCGGAAGTGCTAGTGTGGGACAATCCACTTTGACTCGTTTTTATAGTTTACACACTTTTGTATTACCTCTTCTTACTGCCGTGTTTATGTTAATGCATTTTCTAATGATACGTAAGCAAGGTATTTCCGGTCCTTTATAGAGAATATAGATCATAGATATTTGTAATCAATCATTTCTCACTTGAGGAGGAACAATAGTATTTCATTGCTACAAATATGGATTATTGAAAAGAATAAGACATGTATTTGGATATTTCCCTTCAACTATCCAATCGAGTATTCTTTATTTGACACGAATAGTTGAAGGGAATTCTCCGAAGAGAAAATGGATTATGGGAGTGTGTGACTTGAACTATTGATTGGGCCGTGCAGATAAATATATGCCTTTATCTGCCACATTGGAATTCACAACCAAATGTGTCTTTGTTCCAACCACCCCGTAAAAGCCCTATACAGGGGATAGGCTGGTTTGTTTGAAGAGAATCTTTTCTATGATCTATGATCAGACCCGATCATATCGTACATGAACAGGCTCCGTAAGATCCAGTAGAATAAGTAATGTGACTTAAGACAGATTTTGTTTTAGCTATTTTACTTACTTAATAGTATAGAAATGCAGCCATTTCCTCTGTATCGACCTGATTTATGATACTATCGGAGTGAAACAAGGGGTCTAAAGAAAGAAGAACAGAGGCTAGACTATATTAGTAACAAGTAAATCCTTTGTATTTAAGGTAAAATAAAAAGTTTCAAGATATTTGGGGGATAAAGTTCAATTGCAAGGTCTGAGACGACCCAAAAAGCACTTGATCATGATGAACTTTGTAAGCTTACTTGGGTCTTGAGCATTTACTTGTAAGAACGAAATTCCTTGCAATGGGTAGTTGCAAGTTGCAATGCAATTGTGAAAAATGGAATCCGGTCAATTTATTCTTACATAGAATCAGTGATATATGTGTGGATACTATATAGATTTTATAACATATCGATTTATTTTCTATGGATATGGATCCATTTGGTTTATTTGATTCTTGCTCGAGCCGGATGATGAAAAATTATCATGTCCGGTTCCTTCGGAGGATGGATCTATAAGAATTCACCTATCCCAATAACAAAAAAACCTGACTTAAATGATCCTGTATTAAGAGCTAAATTGGCTAAAGGGATGGGTCATAATTATTACGGAGAACCCGCATGGCCCAACGATCTTTTATATATTTTTCCAGTAGTAATTTTAGGTACTATTGCGTGTAACGTAGGCTTAGCGGTTCTAGAACCATCAATGATTGGTGAACCCGCCGATCCATTTGCAACTCCTTTGGAAATATTACCCGAATGGTATTTCTTTCCCGTATTTCAAATACTTCGTACAGTACCTAATAAGTTATTGGGTGTTCTTTTAATGGTTTCAGTACCTGCGGGATTATTAACAGTACCTTTTTTGGAGAATGTTAATAAATTTCAAAATCCATTTCGTCGTCCAGTAGCGACAACTGTCTTTTTGATTGGTACCGTAGTGGCCCTTTGGTTGGGTATTGGAGCAACATTACCTATTGATAAATCCCTAACTTTAGGTCTTTTTTAAATTGATTCAATTGTGAAATAAAATATCACAACTTAGGTATCTAGGGAATAGTCGCTTCAAAGTGAATTTTCCCTAGATACATCTATTTAATAAAATTCTGGATTTATTCCGAATATATAAATTAAATTATGCTAAAGTTGAAATAAAAGCCCATTTCATCTTTTTTTTTATAAAAGAAATTAAAGAAAAAAAAAGACGATTTCCAATTTATTCTTCGGTAAATGGGTTGTGAAATGCTTTTTCTATTTCTAGACTGTCCAATATCTGTTTTACATCTTCTATGCGAAAATATTCCATTTTCATAAGGTCTTCTTGACTCTTATTCAAAAGGTCAAATAATGTATGTATATTGTACCTTTTGAGGCAATTATAGGTCCTGGGAGGCAATTCGAATTGGTCAATAAAAATGGATTTCAATGCTATTTCTTTTTTCGTTTTCCTTAGCTTAGCCAACCTATCATGAAAAGTAAAAAAGGGTAAAGTAACCTTGTACTGATTGTTCTCTAAATGTAAGTTTTCTTCTTCTGCATGTAGAAAAGGAATAAATAAATCAATTAAATTCCGGGAGGCTTCATGAAGTGCTTCTTTAGGAGTTAAACTTCCGTTTGTCCATATTTCGAGAAAAAGTATCTCTTGTTTTTCATTTCCATTCCCATAAGAATGAATACTATGATTCGCATTTCGAACAGGCATGAATACAGCATCTATAGGATAACTTCCATCTTGAAAGTTTTTTGGTGTTTTTATATGATATCCGCGATTCCTCTCGATTTGTAATCCAATACACAAATTAATGGGTTCCGTTAGATTAGCTATATACTGTGTGTTATCAACGATTTCCACAGAAGTTGGTAAGATGATGTCTTGAGCAGTTACACATCCAGGACCCTTGACACAAATAGACGCGTTGCGAGTTCCATATAGATTACTTCTCAATACAATTTCTTTCAAATTCATTAAAATTTCATGTACTGATTCTTGAATACCTACTATGGTAGAATATTCATGTGGTATTTTTTCAAATTTTGCACGGGTGATACATGTTCCTTCTATTTCACCAAGCAAAGCTCTTCGCATCGCAATACCTATTGTATCGGCTTGCCCTTTCATAAGGGGAGATAGAATAAAGCGTCCATAATAAAGACGCTTACTGTCTGCTCTTGATTCAACACACTTCCACTGTAGTGTCCGAGTAGATACTCTTACTTTCTCTCGAACCATAATAATATTATTTGATCAGATCATTGAATCGTTTATTTCTCTTGAAATCTCTTTCATTTTTATTTCTACACACGTCTTTTTTTAGGAGGTCTACAGCCATTATGTGGCATAGGGGTTACATCACGTACGAAACTTAATAGTATACCACTTCTACGAATAGCTCTTAATGCTGCATCTCTTCCGAGACCAGGACCTTTTATCATGACTTCTGCTCGTTGCATACCTTGATCTACTACTGTCCGAATAGCATTTCCTGCTGCGGTTTGAGCAGCAAATGGTGTCCCCCTTCTTGTACCATTGAATCCACAAGTACCGGCGGAGGACCAAGAAATTACCCGACCCCGTACATCTGTAACAGTCACAATGGTATTGTTGAAACTTGCTTGAACATGAATAACTCCCTTTGGTATTCTACGTGTACTTTTACGTGAACCACTACGGACATTCCTACGTGAACCAGTTCTTGGTATAGATTTTGCCATACTTTATCATCTCATAAATAAAAATTCGAGATATATGGATATATCCATTTCATGTCAAAACAGATCCTATTTTTTTCATTGGGTCCTTTACGTTAGAGAGCCCCTTTTCAAAAGATTATCCTTGTCTTTGTTTATGTCTCGGATTAGAACAAATTACTATAATTCGTCCTCTTCTACGGATCAGTCGACATTTTTCACAAATTTTACGAACGGAGGCCCTTATTTTCATAGTTGTCGTTCCTTAACTTAATTCTGACTCTATTTATTGGAAGAAAATAAGTTTCTTGAAATGTTGAACCTCAAATTGTATCCCCATGAAGGGAATGCTGAAGTTGAAAAAACAACTTAATCATTCGAATCCTTGTTGTGGCATCTATAAATTATACGCCCTCTGCTTGAATCATAACGACTTACTTCAATTTTGCCCCTCTCCCCCCATAGTATACGTGTAAAACTCCGTCGGATCCTTCATGAAACATAACCTAGAATTAGATCTTCATTATCGAAAAACCCTGAGCATACATACCATTGAGAAGGAGAAGTGATTCATTAATTAAACCTTCCTGAATCCATTTTTTTGTTCTTTCATTCTAGGTAAAAGCCCTAGAAGTATCACCTAATGTAGTAGGAATGATATCAACTAACCCACCCTTTTTTCTTTTGACAAATAGCAAATTCCGGATCCAATTCGGATATCAGAACAGAAAGATTACCATATATAACACAAAATTTCTCCGCCGATTCCTTCTAGTCGAGCCTCTCGGTCTGTCATTATACCTCGAGAAGTAGAAAGAATTACAATCCCCATCCCGCCTAAAATTCTAGGAATTCGTTGATAGTTCGAATAGATTCGTAGGCCAGGCCTACTGATACGTTTTAAATTTAAAATAGTTCGATAGGGTCCTTTCCTATTCCTTCTATGTCGTAGGGTTAAAACCAAAAAATATTTGTTGTTTTCCTGATGCTTCCTCACGTTTTTGATAAAACCTTCTCTTAAAAGTATTTTAACAATGTTTTCCGTGATGTTAGTGGATGCTATTTGAATCGTCCCTTTTCTATTCATGTCAGCATTTCGTATAGAGGTTATTATGTCAGCAATAGTGTCCCTACCCATGATAAACTAAAATTTTGGTTGCCTCCCATTTTTGATATAATCAACATGCTATTTTTTATTTATTTTTTAATTTTTATATTTTTGTTATTAAATAAAGGGATATGCGTCCGATACAACCTAATCCACT from Eucalyptus grandis chloroplast, complete genome harbors:
- the petB gene encoding cytochrome b6; translation: MSKVYDWFEERLEIQAIADDITSKYVPPHVNIFYCLGGITLTCFLVQVATGFAMTFYYRPTVTEAFASVQYIMTEANFGWLIRSVHRWSASMMVLMMILHVFRVYLTGGFKKPRELTWVTGVVLAVLTASFGVTGYSLPWDQIGYWAVKIVTGVPEAIPVIGSPLVELLRGSASVGQSTLTRFYSLHTFVLPLLTAVFMLMHFLMIRKQGISGPL
- the petD gene encoding cytochrome b6/f complex subunit IV; translation: MTKKPDLNDPVLRAKLAKGMGHNYYGEPAWPNDLLYIFPVVILGTIACNVGLAVLEPSMIGEPADPFATPLEILPEWYFFPVFQILRTVPNKLLGVLLMVSVPAGLLTVPFLENVNKFQNPFRRPVATTVFLIGTVVALWLGIGATLPIDKSLTLGLF
- the rpoA gene encoding RNA polymerase alpha subunit, with amino-acid sequence MVREKVRVSTRTLQWKCVESRADSKRLYYGRFILSPLMKGQADTIGIAMRRALLGEIEGTCITRAKFEKIPHEYSTIVGIQESVHEILMNLKEIVLRSNLYGTRNASICVKGPGCVTAQDIILPTSVEIVDNTQYIANLTEPINLCIGLQIERNRGYHIKTPKNFQDGSYPIDAVFMPVRNANHSIHSYGNGNEKQEILFLEIWTNGSLTPKEALHEASRNLIDLFIPFLHAEEENLHLENNQYKVTLPFFTFHDRLAKLRKTKKEIALKSIFIDQFELPPRTYNCLKRYNIHTLFDLLNKSQEDLMKMEYFRIEDVKQILDSLEIEKAFHNPFTEE
- the rps11 gene encoding ribosomal protein S11, which gives rise to MAKSIPRTGSRRNVRSGSRKSTRRIPKGVIHVQASFNNTIVTVTDVRGRVISWSSAGTCGFNGTRRGTPFAAQTAAGNAIRTVVDQGMQRAEVMIKGPGLGRDAALRAIRRSGILLSFVRDVTPMPHNGCRPPKKRRV
- the rpl36 gene encoding ribosomal protein L36 — protein: MKIRASVRKICEKCRLIRRRGRIIVICSNPRHKQRQG
- the rps8 gene encoding ribosomal protein S8; its protein translation is MGRDTIADIITSIRNADMNRKGTIQIASTNITENIVKILLREGFIKNVRKHQENNKYFLVLTLRHRRNRKGPYRTILNLKRISRPGLRIYSNYQRIPRILGGMGIVILSTSRGIMTDREARLEGIGGEILCYIW